A genomic window from Nocardioides sp. BP30 includes:
- a CDS encoding GNAT family N-acetyltransferase, producing the protein MAAVTIAPLDPLHWRAVERIYAAGIATGHATFESEPPTWDRFDADKLPHQRLVALGPDGTVLGWAAAAATSQRPVYAGVVEHSVYVDPSAAGRGTGRLLLEALGETTEEAGIWTLQSGIFPENEASLALHRAAGFRVVGVRERVGKMSHGPLAGRWRDVVLVERRSRRVG; encoded by the coding sequence ATGGCTGCGGTGACCATCGCTCCGCTCGACCCTCTCCACTGGCGTGCGGTCGAGCGGATCTACGCGGCCGGGATCGCGACCGGCCACGCCACGTTCGAGTCCGAGCCGCCGACCTGGGACCGGTTCGACGCCGACAAGCTGCCGCACCAGCGCCTCGTCGCCCTCGGCCCCGACGGGACGGTGCTCGGCTGGGCGGCGGCGGCAGCCACCTCCCAGCGGCCCGTCTACGCCGGCGTCGTCGAGCACTCGGTCTACGTCGATCCGAGCGCGGCCGGGCGCGGCACCGGCCGGCTCCTCCTCGAGGCGCTCGGCGAGACCACCGAGGAAGCCGGGATCTGGACCCTCCAGTCCGGCATCTTCCCCGAGAACGAGGCCAGCCTCGCCCTGCACCGCGCCGCCGGGTTCCGCGTGGTGGGCGTGCGCGAGCGGGTCGGGAAGATGAGTCATGGGCCACTCGCCGGGCGGTGGCGTGACGTGGTGCTCGTCGAGCGGCGCAGCCGACGCGTGGGGTGA
- a CDS encoding LysR family transcriptional regulator, with protein MLDVRRLRLLYELSLRGTIAEVGDALHLSPSSVSQQLSLLEREVGVELLQKVGRRLQLTPAAEVLVEHAGAILDRLEQAEAEVATLGGQASGSLRIAAFQSATNAFVPRLLAELATAHPRLRVTVSQRVPEEALRETSAREFDLVIAEQYPHQAAPRPADLDRVPLTTDALRMAVPAYGAAWAGVEAIEAMAGLPWVMEPPGAASRQWAVQLCRQAGFEPDIRFETDDLQAQIALIESGNAGAILPDLMLAHQRPSARLVRLPGDPRRSVFTATRTSIAATTAVRACRETLASLVPEVFELTL; from the coding sequence ATGCTCGACGTACGGCGTCTGCGCCTGCTGTACGAGCTGAGCCTGCGAGGCACGATCGCCGAGGTGGGCGACGCCCTGCACCTGAGCCCGTCGTCGGTCTCGCAGCAGCTCAGCCTGCTCGAGCGCGAGGTGGGGGTCGAGCTGCTGCAGAAGGTGGGGCGTCGCCTGCAGCTGACCCCCGCGGCGGAGGTGCTGGTCGAGCATGCCGGCGCGATCCTCGACCGGCTGGAGCAGGCCGAGGCGGAGGTCGCCACCCTCGGCGGCCAGGCCTCGGGGTCGCTGCGGATCGCCGCCTTCCAATCGGCCACGAACGCCTTCGTCCCGCGGCTGCTCGCCGAGCTGGCCACCGCGCACCCGCGGCTGCGGGTCACCGTCTCCCAGCGGGTGCCGGAGGAGGCGCTGCGGGAGACCTCGGCGCGCGAGTTCGACCTGGTCATCGCCGAGCAGTACCCGCACCAGGCGGCGCCGCGCCCGGCCGACCTCGACCGGGTCCCCCTGACCACCGATGCGCTGCGGATGGCCGTGCCGGCGTACGGCGCCGCCTGGGCGGGGGTGGAGGCGATCGAGGCGATGGCCGGGTTGCCCTGGGTGATGGAGCCGCCGGGTGCCGCGTCGCGGCAGTGGGCGGTCCAGCTGTGCCGTCAGGCGGGCTTCGAGCCCGACATCCGGTTCGAGACCGACGACCTCCAGGCGCAGATCGCGCTGATCGAGTCCGGCAACGCCGGCGCGATCCTGCCCGACCTGATGCTCGCGCATCAGCGTCCGAGCGCCCGCCTGGTGCGGCTGCCCGGCGACCCCCGTCGCTCGGTCTTCACCGCGACCCGGACCTCGATCGCCGCCACCACCGCTGTCCGGGCGTGCCGGGAGACGCTGGCGTCGTTGGTGCCGGAGGTCTTCGAGCTCACGCTGTGA
- a CDS encoding bifunctional proline dehydrogenase/L-glutamate gamma-semialdehyde dehydrogenase, with translation MRTEYDDSRLLADVETQVRTWLEAAATKPTHASAKRLAAVLKDPRGLEFTVGFVDRVVRPEDLNVAARALRELVAITPRFLPWYQKAALRAGAALSTIAPWLVIPLARRVLRAMVSHLLIDATDERLGASIARIRERGVSLNINLLGEAVLGEAEANRRLEGTRRLLERPDVDYVSIKVSSPVAPHSPWAYDQAVTHVIERLLPLYQYAARASAHGRRKFINLDMEEYHDLDITIEVFTRILEREELLGLEAGIVLQAYLPDALGAMMRLQDWAAARRQRGGAAVKVRLVKGANLPMERVQSSLYGWPLATWGSKQESDTNYKRVLNYALTPERAANIRLGVAGHNLFDVAYAWILAGRRGVRDRTEFEMLLGMAEGQAEAVRETLAAEGVGLLLYVPVVHPKDFDVAIAYLVRRLEEGASQENFMSAVFDIREDSALYRRERDRFVASLAALDDAVPAPNRTQDRRRPVTEAPADHFENTPDTDPSLPGNRAWGAEIIGRIPASSLGEATIAASAVDDVRDIEQLLAQTRAAGLDWGRRPSSERAALLRAAAVELERRRGDLLEVAGSECGKTLDQSDPEVSEAIDFLNYYAQLAEALDDVDGATHTPVGLTVVTPPWNFPLAIPTGGVAAALAAGSAVVLKPAPQARRCGALITESLWAAGVPTDVLRLVDVPENEAGQTLVASPLVDRLILTGAFETAELFRSFRSDLPLLGETSGKNAIVITPNADLDLAAKDLVQSAFGHAGQKCSAASLGILVGSVATSRRFRDQLVDAVSSLKVGLPSDPTAQVGPLIEPASGKLLDALTTLQPGESWLVEPRRLDVEGRLWTPGVKVGVRPGSPFHLTEYFGPVLGLMSATSLEEAITAQNAVDYGLTAGLHSLDRAEIETWIDRVEAGNAYVNRTTVGAIVRRQPFGGWKKSAVGAGTKAGGPNYLVGLSDWVSTEASRLERPASTVQRLVEGAGALGLDERGLIARGAGSDASAWVLEFGRARDVSGLSAEKNVLRYRAVPVTIRYDGASLDELLRVLAAGLTAGAAITVSTPEPLDQRVVDLVRASGAAYEVQGADGWTALLRGSSAPHRVRLLGGDRATFAEQSRGRVDIALYAQPVVEAGRVELLTFLHEQAVAVTAHRFGSPTPLAEGLFAGL, from the coding sequence GTGAGGACCGAGTACGACGACAGCCGACTCCTCGCGGACGTCGAGACGCAGGTCAGGACCTGGCTCGAGGCCGCCGCGACCAAGCCCACCCACGCCTCGGCCAAGCGACTCGCCGCGGTGCTGAAGGACCCCCGCGGCCTGGAGTTCACTGTCGGCTTCGTGGACCGGGTCGTGCGGCCCGAGGACCTGAACGTGGCCGCGCGAGCGCTGCGCGAGCTGGTCGCGATCACGCCGCGGTTCCTGCCCTGGTACCAGAAGGCCGCGCTGCGTGCGGGGGCCGCGCTCTCGACGATCGCGCCGTGGCTGGTGATCCCGCTGGCCCGCAGGGTGCTGCGGGCCATGGTCAGCCACCTGCTGATCGATGCCACCGACGAGCGGCTGGGCGCGTCCATCGCCCGGATCCGCGAGCGCGGCGTCAGCCTCAACATCAACCTGCTCGGCGAGGCGGTGCTCGGCGAGGCCGAGGCCAACCGTCGCCTCGAAGGCACGCGGCGCCTGCTCGAGCGCCCGGACGTGGACTACGTCTCGATCAAGGTCTCCTCGCCCGTCGCACCCCACTCGCCCTGGGCCTACGACCAGGCCGTCACCCACGTGATCGAGCGGCTGCTGCCGCTCTACCAGTACGCCGCTCGCGCGTCGGCGCACGGGCGTCGCAAGTTCATCAACCTCGACATGGAGGAGTACCACGACCTCGACATCACCATCGAGGTCTTCACCCGGATCCTCGAACGCGAGGAGCTGCTCGGGCTTGAGGCGGGCATCGTGCTGCAGGCCTACCTGCCCGACGCCCTGGGCGCGATGATGCGACTGCAGGACTGGGCAGCCGCCCGCCGGCAGCGCGGCGGGGCGGCCGTCAAGGTCCGGCTGGTCAAGGGCGCCAACCTGCCGATGGAGCGGGTCCAGTCCTCGCTCTACGGCTGGCCGCTGGCCACCTGGGGTTCGAAGCAGGAGTCCGACACCAACTACAAGCGGGTGCTGAACTACGCGCTCACGCCCGAGCGTGCGGCGAACATCCGCCTCGGCGTCGCGGGCCACAACCTCTTCGACGTCGCCTACGCCTGGATCCTCGCCGGGCGGCGCGGCGTGCGCGACCGCACCGAGTTCGAGATGCTGCTGGGCATGGCCGAGGGGCAGGCCGAGGCGGTCCGCGAGACGCTGGCGGCCGAGGGCGTCGGCCTGCTGCTCTACGTGCCGGTGGTGCACCCGAAGGACTTCGACGTCGCCATCGCCTACCTGGTCCGCCGCCTCGAGGAGGGTGCCAGCCAGGAGAACTTCATGTCGGCCGTCTTCGACATCCGCGAGGACTCAGCGCTCTACCGCCGCGAGCGCGACCGGTTCGTCGCCTCGCTCGCGGCCCTCGACGACGCCGTACCCGCGCCGAACCGCACCCAGGACCGGCGCCGGCCGGTGACCGAGGCGCCGGCCGATCACTTCGAGAACACCCCCGACACCGACCCCTCGCTGCCGGGCAACCGCGCCTGGGGTGCCGAGATCATCGGCCGCATCCCCGCCTCCTCCCTCGGCGAGGCGACGATCGCCGCGTCGGCCGTCGACGACGTACGCGACATCGAGCAGCTGCTCGCCCAGACGCGCGCCGCGGGTCTGGACTGGGGCCGACGCCCGTCGAGCGAGCGGGCGGCGCTGCTGCGCGCAGCGGCCGTCGAGCTCGAGCGCCGCCGCGGCGATCTGCTCGAGGTCGCCGGCAGCGAGTGCGGCAAGACGCTCGACCAGAGCGATCCCGAGGTCTCCGAGGCGATCGACTTCCTCAACTACTACGCGCAGCTGGCCGAGGCGCTCGACGACGTCGACGGCGCCACCCACACCCCGGTCGGGCTGACGGTCGTCACCCCGCCGTGGAACTTCCCCCTCGCCATCCCCACCGGTGGCGTCGCGGCTGCGCTCGCCGCCGGCTCGGCCGTCGTCCTCAAGCCCGCCCCACAGGCCCGGCGGTGTGGCGCGCTCATCACGGAGTCGCTGTGGGCGGCCGGCGTGCCCACCGACGTCCTCCGGCTCGTCGACGTCCCCGAGAACGAGGCGGGCCAGACCCTGGTGGCCAGCCCCCTGGTGGACCGGCTGATCCTCACCGGCGCGTTCGAGACGGCCGAGCTCTTCCGGTCCTTCCGCTCCGATCTGCCCCTGCTCGGCGAGACCTCGGGCAAGAACGCGATCGTGATCACCCCGAACGCCGATCTCGACCTGGCCGCCAAGGATCTCGTCCAGAGCGCCTTCGGCCACGCCGGCCAGAAGTGCTCGGCGGCATCGCTGGGCATCCTGGTCGGCTCGGTCGCCACCTCGAGGCGCTTCCGCGACCAGCTGGTCGACGCCGTCAGCTCGCTCAAGGTCGGTCTGCCCAGCGATCCCACCGCGCAGGTCGGGCCGCTGATCGAGCCCGCGTCGGGCAAGCTGCTCGACGCCCTGACCACGCTCCAGCCCGGCGAGTCCTGGCTCGTCGAACCGCGCCGGCTCGACGTCGAGGGCCGGCTCTGGACGCCCGGGGTGAAGGTAGGGGTCCGGCCGGGCTCGCCGTTCCACCTGACGGAGTACTTCGGACCGGTGCTCGGCCTGATGAGCGCCACGAGCCTCGAGGAGGCGATCACAGCGCAGAACGCCGTCGACTACGGCCTCACCGCCGGCCTGCACTCGCTGGACCGCGCCGAGATCGAGACCTGGATCGACCGCGTCGAGGCGGGCAACGCCTACGTCAACCGCACCACCGTCGGCGCGATCGTGCGGCGCCAGCCGTTCGGCGGTTGGAAGAAGTCGGCCGTCGGCGCCGGCACCAAGGCCGGCGGCCCGAACTACCTGGTCGGGCTCTCGGACTGGGTCAGCACCGAGGCCTCCCGGCTCGAGCGCCCGGCCTCCACCGTCCAGCGGCTCGTCGAGGGTGCCGGCGCGCTCGGGCTCGACGAGCGCGGCCTCATCGCCCGCGGCGCCGGCTCGGACGCGAGCGCGTGGGTCCTGGAGTTCGGTCGGGCACGCGACGTGAGCGGCCTGTCAGCGGAGAAGAACGTGCTGCGCTACCGAGCGGTCCCGGTCACCATCAGGTACGACGGAGCCTCGCTCGACGAGCTGCTCCGGGTCCTCGCCGCCGGCCTCACGGCCGGTGCCGCGATCACCGTCTCCACCCCGGAGCCGCTGGATCAGCGGGTCGTCGACCTGGTCCGCGCGAGCGGAGCGGCGTACGAGGTCCAGGGTGCCGACGGCTGGACGGCCCTGCTGCGCGGCAGCTCGGCACCACACCGCGTCCGGCTCCTGGGCGGCGATCGTGCCACCTTCGCGGAGCAGAGCCGGGGCCGGGTCGACATCGCGCTCTACGCCCAGCCGGTGGTGGAGGCCGGCCGCGTCGAGCTGCTGACGTTCCTGCACGAGCAGGCGGTGGCGGTCACGGCGCACCGGTTCGGATCGCCGACGCCGCTCGCCGAGGGACTCTTCGCCGGGCTCTGA
- a CDS encoding YhjD/YihY/BrkB family envelope integrity protein: protein MAAPTPEQQAQLDRALHLLPARWQRTALRLTATWPARVGLGTAWSLQRIEVFDRAMSVAAQLFTSVFPILILLASWFGDAGHDLSTTLGTPPAARAEVEAALKDSGSATFGVIGAIVVLASATSLARALARAFAAVWMLARPRSSPMLAWRWVAVVLAIALSLAVLRRAQSFADGIPPHDLWGDLISFAMLFVLAVFVPWLLLTGIVATRALVPGAALFGVAMLLARPFTGLWLSRSLETSAQRYGSIGVAFTYLAWLYVIAWIFLATAVIGQVLVTDQGPVGRLLAGTGPLIRRGRGASVDRVLVDESP, encoded by the coding sequence GTGGCCGCCCCGACTCCCGAGCAGCAGGCGCAGCTGGACCGCGCCCTGCACCTGCTGCCGGCGCGCTGGCAGCGGACAGCGCTCCGGTTGACCGCCACCTGGCCGGCGCGGGTCGGCCTGGGTACGGCGTGGAGTCTGCAGCGGATCGAGGTCTTCGACAGGGCGATGTCGGTGGCCGCCCAGCTGTTCACCTCGGTCTTCCCGATCCTGATCCTGCTCGCCTCCTGGTTCGGGGACGCCGGCCACGACCTCTCCACGACCCTGGGCACGCCCCCGGCGGCGCGGGCCGAGGTGGAGGCCGCCCTCAAGGACTCGGGCTCGGCGACCTTCGGCGTGATCGGCGCGATCGTCGTGCTCGCCTCGGCCACGAGCCTGGCGCGCGCGCTCGCCCGCGCCTTCGCCGCGGTCTGGATGCTCGCGCGGCCCAGGAGCAGCCCGATGCTGGCGTGGCGCTGGGTGGCGGTGGTGCTGGCGATCGCGCTCTCGCTGGCCGTGCTGCGGCGGGCGCAGTCGTTCGCGGACGGGATCCCGCCGCACGACCTGTGGGGTGACCTCATCTCGTTCGCGATGCTCTTCGTGCTGGCCGTCTTCGTGCCCTGGCTGCTCCTCACCGGGATCGTGGCCACCCGCGCGCTGGTCCCCGGGGCGGCCCTGTTCGGCGTCGCCATGCTCCTCGCCAGGCCCTTCACCGGCCTGTGGCTGAGCCGCTCGCTGGAGACCAGCGCGCAGCGCTACGGCTCGATCGGCGTCGCCTTCACCTACCTGGCGTGGCTCTACGTCATCGCCTGGATCTTCCTGGCGACCGCGGTGATCGGCCAGGTGCTCGTCACCGACCAGGGCCCGGTCGGGCGCCTGCTCGCCGGCACGGGCCCGCTGATCCGGAGGGGCCGCGGTGCGTCGGTGGATCGTGTCCTGGTCGACGAGAGCCCCTGA
- a CDS encoding SHOCT domain-containing protein, translating to MAPVTPLLTNGQYPLLDVFWTMMWLFLWILWIFLLVRILSDVFRSNDLGGWGKALWTIFLIVLPYLGVLVYLIARGGSMHRREAQRAEDADELMRAYVRSAAGTSASTADELSKLADLRERGVLTDAEYDAQKTKLLRA from the coding sequence ATGGCACCGGTGACGCCCCTGCTGACCAACGGCCAGTACCCGCTGCTGGACGTGTTCTGGACGATGATGTGGCTGTTCCTCTGGATCCTGTGGATCTTCCTGCTCGTCCGCATCCTCAGCGATGTCTTCCGCAGCAACGATCTCGGCGGGTGGGGCAAGGCCCTGTGGACGATCTTCCTGATCGTGCTGCCCTACCTCGGTGTCCTGGTCTACCTGATCGCTCGCGGGGGCTCGATGCACCGGCGCGAGGCGCAGCGGGCGGAGGACGCCGACGAGCTGATGCGGGCCTACGTGCGCTCCGCGGCCGGAACCTCGGCCAGCACCGCCGACGAGCTGTCGAAGCTGGCCGATCTGCGCGAGCGGGGCGTCCTGACCGATGCCGAGTACGACGCCCAGAAGACCAAGCTTCTGCGCGCGTGA
- a CDS encoding 1,4-dihydroxy-2-naphthoyl-CoA synthase, with protein sequence MSALPGVSDTFDPAQWDQVPGFDDLTDLTYHRAKAHGTVRIAFDRPDVLNAFRPHTVDELLRTLEHARTSADVGCVILTGNGPSPKNGKHSFCTGGDQRIRGRAGYQYEEQGTTYDPDATGAAEPSPIDKAKLARLHILECQRLIRFMPKVVICVVPGWAAGGGHSLHVVADLTLASLEHARFKQTDADVGSFDGGYGSAYLARQVGQKFAREIFFLAEEYSAEDGVRMGTVNRAVPHAELEATALEWGRTINGKSPTAQRMLKYAFNLLDDGLVGQQMFAGETTRLAYMTDEAQEGRDQFLEKREPDWSPYPWYY encoded by the coding sequence ATGAGTGCACTTCCCGGCGTGAGCGACACCTTCGACCCGGCGCAGTGGGACCAGGTGCCGGGGTTCGACGACCTGACCGACCTGACCTACCACCGTGCCAAGGCGCACGGCACGGTCCGGATCGCGTTCGACCGTCCCGACGTGCTCAACGCCTTCCGGCCGCACACCGTGGACGAGCTGCTCCGCACGCTGGAGCACGCCCGTACGTCGGCCGACGTGGGCTGCGTCATCCTCACCGGCAACGGCCCGAGCCCGAAGAACGGCAAGCACTCCTTCTGCACCGGTGGGGACCAGCGGATCCGTGGCCGCGCGGGCTACCAGTACGAGGAGCAGGGGACGACGTACGACCCCGACGCCACCGGCGCCGCCGAGCCGAGCCCGATCGACAAGGCGAAGCTGGCGCGGCTGCACATCCTGGAGTGCCAGCGGCTGATCCGGTTCATGCCCAAGGTGGTCATCTGCGTGGTCCCGGGCTGGGCCGCCGGCGGCGGACACTCGCTGCACGTGGTCGCCGACCTCACGCTGGCCTCGCTGGAGCATGCGCGCTTCAAGCAGACCGACGCCGACGTCGGCTCCTTCGACGGCGGCTACGGCTCGGCGTACCTGGCCCGGCAGGTCGGCCAGAAGTTCGCCCGCGAGATCTTCTTCCTCGCCGAGGAGTACTCCGCCGAGGACGGTGTCCGGATGGGCACCGTCAACCGCGCCGTCCCGCACGCCGAGCTCGAGGCGACCGCGCTGGAGTGGGGCCGCACGATCAACGGCAAGTCGCCCACGGCCCAGCGCATGCTCAAGTACGCCTTCAACCTTCTCGACGACGGCCTCGTGGGCCAGCAGATGTTCGCCGGTGAGACCACGCGCCTGGCGTACATGACCGACGAGGCCCAGGAGGGGCGCGACCAGTTCCTGGAGAAGCGGGAGCCCGACTGGTCGCCGTACCCCTGGTACTACTGA
- a CDS encoding nitroreductase family deazaflavin-dependent oxidoreductase: MTDLLEGEYQPSPQRWVRDQVAQYEASGGKEAWYLQDRKDWPIVVITSKGAKSGKLRKNPVMRVEHDGSYLAVASKGGAPEHPVWYHNFLANPLVQLQDGPEPALYRARLIEDQAEYDVWWQRGVEVYEPYAEYKPRAEAAGRTIPLFVLEPVD, translated from the coding sequence ATGACTGATCTTCTTGAAGGCGAGTACCAGCCCAGTCCCCAGCGGTGGGTCCGCGACCAGGTCGCCCAGTACGAGGCGAGTGGCGGCAAGGAGGCCTGGTACCTGCAGGACCGCAAGGACTGGCCGATCGTGGTGATCACCTCGAAGGGCGCGAAGAGCGGCAAGCTCCGCAAGAACCCCGTGATGCGGGTGGAGCACGACGGCTCCTACCTCGCGGTCGCGTCCAAGGGTGGCGCCCCCGAGCACCCCGTCTGGTACCACAACTTCCTCGCCAACCCCCTCGTCCAGCTCCAGGACGGCCCCGAGCCCGCCCTCTACCGCGCGCGGCTGATCGAGGACCAGGCCGAGTACGACGTGTGGTGGCAGCGGGGCGTCGAGGTCTACGAGCCGTACGCCGAGTACAAGCCGCGGGCCGAGGCGGCGGGTCGCACGATCCCGCTCTTCGTGCTGGAGCCCGTGGACTGA
- a CDS encoding amino acid-binding protein, protein MPYLLRVHLPDVPGSLGRLATAIGEAGGDIEALEIVEKNHDGTAVDDVLLEMAPGAMPDSVVSACNALEDVHVVWISRYAAGGNLFLDLEAVEDLTEAPAEALDRLIEVLPLTFRADWAVRVHRVSGCGRATPGAPDDLPFVEIERAARLDVADDEESLYAGARIDGNEIVVIGRRGGPDFLDSELARLGHLVALAASIARD, encoded by the coding sequence ATGCCGTACCTGCTCCGTGTCCACCTGCCCGACGTGCCGGGATCGCTCGGTCGTCTGGCAACGGCCATCGGTGAGGCCGGCGGAGACATCGAGGCTCTGGAGATCGTCGAGAAGAACCACGACGGCACTGCCGTCGACGACGTCCTGCTCGAGATGGCTCCCGGTGCCATGCCGGACTCCGTGGTCTCCGCATGCAACGCCCTCGAGGACGTCCACGTGGTTTGGATCAGTCGCTACGCCGCCGGCGGCAACCTCTTCCTGGACCTCGAGGCGGTCGAGGACCTCACCGAGGCGCCGGCCGAGGCCCTGGACCGGCTGATCGAGGTGCTCCCGCTGACCTTCCGTGCCGACTGGGCCGTGCGCGTGCACCGGGTCTCCGGCTGCGGCAGGGCGACACCTGGCGCGCCCGACGACCTGCCGTTCGTCGAGATCGAGCGGGCGGCGCGGCTCGACGTGGCCGACGACGAGGAGAGCCTGTACGCCGGCGCGCGGATCGACGGCAACGAGATCGTGGTCATCGGGCGCCGGGGCGGACCCGACTTCCTCGACTCCGAGCTCGCCCGGCTGGGCCACCTGGTCGCCCTCGCCGCCTCGATCGCCCGGGACTGA
- the recD gene encoding exodeoxyribonuclease V subunit alpha, protein MIERWTDETTDPADARFARAASGVLARFNAAGILTAADVHVAARTAALVGGVDEETQLAVALAVRAARAGSVCVDLDDLTRTEPDLPWPPPGWLARVGASRLAGASVLRVEGDLLYLDRYWREEGQVRDDLLVRETLAPPPTGSGALAERAERLFPGVGYAEQRAAALSAVGQWTTVLTGGPGTGKTTTVAGLLALIAAESPVPLRIALTAPTGKAAARLQEAVTAAQQERRFSDDDRARLAGLTASTMHRLLGWRPGSSTRFAHHRGNRLPHDVIVVDETSMVSLTMMARLLEAVRPDTRLILVGDPDQLASVEAGAVLADLATGLAERGSGAVVGLRTTHRFGEGIGDLAQALRDGDADRVLALLEDGSGRLRRIDPQDEAAMSALRGRLSDHAAELRRLSLAGDAAGAVATADDHRLLCAHRDGPWGALHWNRQIDRALADRAGTWLGEWYAGRPILVTTNDYSVGLFNGDTGVAVVAGDGALRVHIAGGRTYAPSRLGDVETLHAMTVHKSQGSQAREVSVLLPPADSPLLTRELFYTAVTRAQERVTVIGSRESVAAAVTRRAQRASGLRRRLSEA, encoded by the coding sequence ATGATCGAGCGCTGGACCGACGAGACGACCGATCCGGCCGACGCCCGCTTCGCCCGTGCTGCGAGCGGTGTCCTGGCACGGTTCAACGCTGCCGGGATCCTCACCGCCGCCGACGTGCACGTGGCAGCGCGCACCGCGGCCCTGGTGGGCGGTGTCGACGAGGAGACCCAGCTGGCCGTGGCCCTCGCCGTACGGGCGGCGCGGGCGGGCTCCGTCTGCGTCGATCTCGACGACCTCACCCGCACCGAGCCCGATCTGCCGTGGCCGCCGCCCGGGTGGCTGGCCCGGGTCGGGGCGAGCCGGCTCGCGGGCGCGTCGGTCCTCCGCGTCGAGGGTGATCTGCTCTACCTGGATCGCTACTGGCGCGAGGAGGGTCAGGTCCGCGACGACCTCCTCGTCCGGGAGACGCTGGCGCCACCGCCGACGGGGTCCGGCGCCCTCGCCGAGCGGGCGGAGCGGCTCTTCCCGGGCGTGGGGTACGCCGAGCAGCGAGCGGCCGCCCTGTCCGCGGTCGGCCAGTGGACCACCGTCCTGACCGGCGGTCCCGGGACCGGCAAGACCACCACCGTGGCCGGCCTCCTGGCCCTGATCGCCGCCGAGTCGCCCGTCCCGCTGCGGATCGCGTTGACCGCGCCCACCGGCAAGGCGGCCGCCCGCTTGCAGGAGGCGGTCACCGCGGCCCAGCAGGAGCGGCGCTTCAGCGACGACGACCGCGCTCGTCTGGCCGGCCTGACCGCCTCGACGATGCACCGGCTGCTGGGCTGGCGACCGGGCTCCTCCACCCGCTTCGCGCACCACCGCGGCAACAGGCTGCCGCACGACGTGATCGTCGTGGACGAGACGTCGATGGTCTCCTTGACCATGATGGCCCGCCTGCTCGAGGCGGTCCGTCCCGACACCCGGCTCATCCTGGTCGGCGATCCCGACCAGCTGGCCTCGGTCGAGGCGGGAGCCGTCCTCGCCGACCTCGCCACGGGCCTCGCCGAGCGCGGCTCCGGTGCGGTCGTCGGGCTGCGCACGACCCACCGGTTCGGCGAGGGCATCGGCGACCTGGCCCAGGCGCTGCGCGACGGCGACGCCGACCGCGTGCTCGCGCTCCTCGAGGACGGGTCCGGACGGCTGCGCCGGATCGATCCGCAGGACGAGGCGGCGATGAGCGCGCTACGTGGCCGGCTGAGCGATCATGCAGCCGAGCTGCGCCGTCTCTCCCTTGCCGGCGACGCGGCCGGTGCCGTGGCGACAGCCGACGACCACCGGCTCCTGTGCGCCCACCGCGACGGCCCGTGGGGTGCCCTGCACTGGAACCGTCAGATCGACCGGGCGCTCGCCGACCGGGCCGGCACCTGGCTGGGCGAGTGGTACGCGGGACGGCCGATCCTGGTGACGACCAACGACTACAGCGTCGGCCTGTTCAACGGCGACACAGGCGTTGCGGTGGTGGCTGGCGACGGCGCGCTCCGGGTGCACATCGCCGGTGGCCGTACCTATGCGCCCTCGCGGCTCGGAGACGTCGAGACACTTCATGCGATGACGGTGCACAAGAGTCAGGGCAGCCAGGCCCGGGAGGTCAGCGTGCTGCTGCCTCCGGCCGACTCGCCGCTGCTGACCCGGGAGCTCTTCTACACCGCCGTCACCCGTGCCCAGGAGCGGGTGACCGTGATCGGCAGCCGGGAGTCCGTGGCCGCCGCGGTGACCCGCCGCGCCCAGCGGGCGAGCGGTCTGCGTCGCCGACTGAGCGAGGCGTGA